A window of the Lactuca sativa cultivar Salinas chromosome 5, Lsat_Salinas_v11, whole genome shotgun sequence genome harbors these coding sequences:
- the LOC128134279 gene encoding uncharacterized protein LOC128134279 codes for MERELKHKFLPPNHDQILFNMFQNCMQGDRSVEVYTTEFHRLAARNDLTETESQQVSRYTNGLRPSIQDRISLVPVYTLDDAYNLAIRAETQLAKSSKTFSFPANRNKFTSGSTSQPTENSQVVTRTPAPDKGKGVTANATTTLKSTNPYARPIPGKCFKCGISGHRSSDCRGTTAKVNLTTREEGEVDDEVVSEEGDNEEVEICFAADENFCEDDTAKSCVIRRIMLAPKVTEEPSQRHNLFWTRCVVHQKIFDVIIDGGSTENIVSQTIVQQFKLPTRRHPHPYKIGLIKSIGEIRVTDQCKIPFSIGKYKDELWFDVVDMDACHILLGRPWEFDKDAIHKGKENTYSFKVNGVKMILVPLIESSKPTTPHHNVKKNSLVVLSHRDFEEEIKGESVIYVIVATGSIQEGGENNIPAKLTPFLSKFKSLIPSELPATLPPMRDIQHQIDFIPGSKLPNLAHYRMSPKENQILQE; via the coding sequence ATGGAACGTGAACTAAAGCACAAGTTCTTACCCCCTAATCATGATCAAATTTTATTCAACATGTTTCAAAATTGCATGCAAGGAGATCGATCGGTGGAGGTTTACACCACCGAATTCCATCGATTAGCCGCTCGGAATGACCTCACAGAAACCGAATCACAACAGGTCTCGCGCTATACTAACGGATTACGCCCTTCGATTCAAGACAGAATATCCCTAGTACCTGTATATACATTGGATGATGCGTATAATCTAGCTATCAGGGCAGAAACACAATTGGCGAAGAGTAGTAAAACCTTTTCATTCCCTGCTAATCGGAATAAATTCACCAGTGGGTCAACATCACAACCAACAGAAAACAGCCAAGTGGTTACAAGAACACCAGCACCCGACAAGGGTAAAGGCGTCACCGCAAACGCTACTACCACCCTGAAATCCACCAACCCTTACGCTCGACCCATACCAGGGAAGTGTTTTAAATGTGGTATCTCGGGTCATCGATCTAGCGATTGCAGAGGAACAACAGCTAAAGTTAACCTTACCacaagagaagaaggagaagttgatGATGAAGTTGTTAGTGAGGAGGGTGACAACGAAGAAGTTGAGATTTGTTTTGCAGCTGACGAGAATTTTTGTGAGGATGACACTGCTAAATCATGTGTCATCCGCCGCATTATGCTTGCGCCTAAAGTAACTGAAGAACCCTCGCAACGTCATAACCTGTTTTGGACTCGTTGTGTAGTACATCAGAAGATATTTGACGTTATTATTGATGGTGGGAGTACAGAAAATATTGTTTCTCAAACAATTGTGCAACAATTCAAACTACCTACCAGAAGGCATCCGCACCCATACAAAATAGGATTGATCAAATCAATTGGGGAGATCCGCGTCACTGATCAATGTAAAATCCCTTTTTCTATTGGAAAATATAAAGATGAATTGTGGTTTGATGTTGTGGACATGGATGCATGTCATATTCTGCTTGGGCGACCTTGGGAATTTGATAAGGATGCGATACACAAGGGCAAGGAAAACACATACTCCTTTAAGGTTAATGGGGTGAAGATGATTTTAGTCCCTTTGATAGAATCTAGTAAACCCACGACCCCTCATCACAATGTGAAGAAAAATAGCCTGGTGGTGTTGTCTCATCGAGAttttgaagaagagataaagGGGGAATCTGTCATTTATGTTATTGTTGCTACAGGTTCTATCCAGGAGGGGGGCGAAAATAACATTCCTGCCAAATTAACACCTTTCCTATCGAAGTTTAAGTCCCTTATTCCCAGTGAATTACCAGCAACACTTCCACCAATGCGCGATATTCAACACCAAATTGATTTCATTCCGGGATCTAAGTTACCCAACCTAGCACACTATCGCATGAGCCCAAAAGAGAACCAAATACTACAAGAATAG